The following is a genomic window from Bacteroidia bacterium.
TTCCGTTGGTTTGATACCGGGCAATGTACATGATTATCCCGACCTGTGTGGAAGAATATCCAGCCACGACGGTACCATTGTCCAGGGCCTGCACGGCGTTGAGTTCCAGCGTCTTGGGACCTGCAGTATTGGTAAGTTCTTTTTGCCATAAGAGATTGATCCCTGTTTGGGCCGGAAGCAGGGAATAAAGAAACAGAAAGGATGTGGTGAGAAGAAGTGATTTCATAAATTCAGATTTGATAAACGGACAAATGGGTCAAAAGAGAGTATTGACAATAGGTTATGGCAGAAAGGAGGCTTTGGTTAACAAAAAAAATGCCTCAAGGAGTGAATGAGGAAGAGACAAATCGAACTTTTGCGCAAGGCAGTTCAGACACGACCACTATTAGCGTGCGCCTCATACTGCTTCTGCCTTGAATTCTATGGGGAATTTTCTTCTTCTTATAACAGTAGACGTAACGTTTTGGGACAAGCTTCACTTATTGTCCTGATTGTGGGGGGGCAGGTACAAATGTTTTTTGTTATTGCTGTCGTATGGTGTATCGATGAAACCCGACTAGCGATTGCGGCTTAGTGTTTGTGACTTTCCAAATGTTGCCTTAATAAATCCTTTCCATAGTCATTTCCGTTGGGGGTTCTGACTACCGTGTGAATATGATTTCTTGTTGGTTTTCCATTATCGGCATTGGGTACTCCAACAACTCTTTGGTGATCAAATTCGATTAATACCACAGGGCTATGAATGCGATAATAAAACACAGCATCCGCTGATGTTTCTCCTACCCAGGAAAACCACGTATTATCAATATGAAGCAACACTTCTTCCATTTTTATCTGTTGGTGTCCTTCTCTTATATTGCTCACATATTGATAGATCAAATTCCGCAATTCTTCTTTTTGGGGGTCTGATAAATTCGACGCCCGGATACCCTGATACTCCAGATTTAAATTGTCCTTGTTAGCTTCAGCTACATTATTGTTCCTGGTTTTGTCTTTGGAGATGGTAGCCATCGCTTGTTGTTCAGCCGATAGTGATTGCATAAAAGCCAACCCCAGGTTTTGCTCGTCCTGAAATAATGTGTTCCCTTTATATTTTCCGGTTGTCGTTATAATGGGTTCGCCTCCCATAAAAACCGGAGACATCACGACCTGGTCACCGAGGACGAAATAATTTATCACTAAATGATGGCCGTCCAATTGCCACCCCCAGGGCTCAGTTTGGGAAGGTTGGCCCATAATTGTAAAGAAGTAAAGTTCTTCATCATAATCCGCCGATCCATTGTTAAGTTCTTTCAGCGTCTGATCCGTTTTCATGATGTCTTTGCTTAGCTGAAGTCCTTTTGCACTCAGCGATACCTGCATTAAATTGAATGCCGTATTCTTCTGCAATTGAGTCATTTCCTTTAAGCTCACTCCTTGCCGAACATAGATCCCATTGTCCACATTGCACCATTTTCGCCATTCCTGATCATCAACCTCAAAAGTTGTTCGATTGCGTTGTTCAGAACTTAAACCGTCGAGAAACAGAATTGCCGCCTCAATGATTGGGGCGGTAGCCACATTCGTACTTCTGACAGGAAATAAATCTTTCATAGAATCATCGGCAGCAAATATCCCTTTATAGGGTTCTTTTAAAGCATCGGATTCCATTTTAGCAAAACGTTCCTTGACAGGATTGACGGCTTCTTGCTCGTGTGGGTTATCCTCACCTTGTCTGGCGGTCGGCGAGCAACCGTAAAACAAAGCTATGATTATCAGGATTAATATTTTTTTCATAATCAGAATATCAGACCGGGCATTATGGTTTGGCTGACGGAAGCTCACTCCGAAGCATAAATTTCTAACTGGTGGCTGTCCACGGCCATCAAGATAAAGAAAAAAGTGGAGTTTATATGAGTGGAAATCTGAAGCGCTATAGCCCAATCCTTACAGTGGGCATTACACGATGCGCCTGAACTGAAGCTGTATGACTGTAGTACCCCCAACCCCCGATTACCCATGTTCAAATTCCGCAGATCTGCGTAGGCATTTTACATAATTCAACCGATGCCAATGGCTGACTTCCCGGGCGATCTTTGTAGGGTAAACATTTTCAACAAATCAATCACTTTTTAAAAATTTTAGCTATGAAGTATCTATCATTTTTTTTGCTCCCCCTACTAGGTTTTTGGATGCCCACTAACCCTGAAAAAAATACCCCTGGTATAAACGAGGCAAATTATTCTGTGTTGTTGGAACCGGAAATGCTGTTTGTCGGACAATGTAAGGGATGGTTTTGTTCGGCCCAGGGCGGCAACAACTGTTCATGTGGCGTTTTTTCCTGCTTTTGTTTTGAAAATGTAGCCGGAGGAGTTATCAGTCAAAGCATCGAATCCGTGGATCTCAGCCATATCCGGGCCACTGTCAGCTATCTGAATGGTGCCGGGTTTCAATCTGAGGCCGGTGCCAGGCTGAAGACGATTGGAGGCAAAATGGCCATCATGCAAAGCCTCAGGGATGCCAACGCTAATAAAAATTTGTTCCAGCAGTTTGAAGAGACTGCCAGTCAGCTCAGCAAAAGCGAGAAGCAGCAGTTCAACACCTGGTTGAAAAGCAAAGGCGCACCCACATTGATCGAGCTCTAAAACCCTGGGTAAAAAAATAAATGCCGGGATTGAATGCTACTACATGGTGTTCAATCCCGGCATTGGGTTTATCTGATTGATCTCAGCCCATTGTTCTGTTTTCCTGTGTACCACTCAGCAGGCAGGAGAAGATAGCCGTTCCACCATCATTTTTCATTCAAAACAACCTCGACCCGTCTATTCTTTTTTCGACCTTCCTCAGTGGTATTAACACTTTCGGGAGCGACAGGTCCAACACCTGCACCGGTTAGTCTTGAAGCCGAAATGCCATATTTTGAAGTAAGAACATTAATTACAGCCTGTGCCCTTTTTTCAGAAAGATCCATATTCAGCGTATAACCTCCTGTATTATCTGTATGTCCCACGATATAGACTGTTTTACTGAGATTATTTTTTAAATATTGAGCTATTAATTCTATTTCGGCATAAGAGCTTTGTTTAATTACATCCGAACCCGTATCAAATAAAATTCCATAAAGCGATACTTTACCTTTTTCCTTCATTCCTTTTTCGAAACTGCTGAGCGTTATTTGCTGAGACATTTCTTTCACCTCAACTACGGTTACTTCATACCCCATTTCGCTTAGCCCATATCCAGGAATTACGGTTACATAATATCCCATTCCGTCTTTACTGAATTTTGCAGAAATATAGGCCAACTCTTCGCCATAATATGCAGGCATTTTTATTTTAGTGTCCTCTTCTCGTAAAAAATCCCAAAAATATTTACCACAGTCCGAAAGGTTTTTGCAACTAAAAAGAATTTCAGCACCGCTACCTTTGAATGCGTTGAGATAGTTGGTATAAATTTCATATACAGAGCCTGCATCAGTAGGTAAACTGTAAAATATTCGATAAATTTTTCCTTCTATTTCCTGCGTAGAAGTAAATTTTGCACCATTTGATTTTCCTGTAACAATACTGTATGGTTCAAAGGAAGTTTCTTCATAATCGTAAATGTACGATTGGTTGAAACGCTGAATAATCGGATGGTCTTTACTGCCGGCTTTGTCATTTTGGGCAAATACCGATTGAGATACTACGGAAAATAAGAGTACGAATAGTGCTGTTCTTCTCATTTTATAAAATTTATTGATTAGATTGGGTGTAATTGTAAGTTCGGATATTAGATATTGTAACATTGACTTCCATTTCTGCAGAAATATCCACTTTCATATCTTGGTAAGAGTTTCCTTTTTGCATTGTGCCAATACCCGAAACTTTTAGTTTTACTATTCCAGTGTTTTTAGAAAAATCTTCAATCTCTATATTTCCTTCTGTAAAGGAAAATTTATTTTCTCCCTGGGTAAAACTTGCTACCGATTGTGTAGAAGATAATGAAACATTTCCTTCATACTGGTCTTTACCCTTGCCCATTCCTTCTATTACGATATCTGCTGTGCTATTGCCGTCTTTGGCGTGTATCTCACAAGCAGCATCTACGTTGAGTATACTTTCTGCTGTATAAAATTTAAGCTCAGAGTCATCGTCAGACATTTCGAAGGTGTAGGTTTGACCGTCTGTCTTTAATACTACCGTTCCTTGTGTTTTCGGTTTTAAAGTTCCCGTGGCATTTATCTCGGTGGTTCCACTGGCAAAGCCCTTTACATCATTATTACTTTCATTTTTGCACGCCAAAACAGACATTAATATTAGGGCTACAATAGATAATTTAATTCTGTACATGGTTATTGATTTATTATTGATAATAAACAGATTGCAGATGTCAGATTTCGTTTTTATGCAAAGGATTTACTTTTTCTCCTTCATTCTGGGCTCCAATACATTCTCAATGCCCCACTTGCTCAATTCACCAAACAGTGGTCTCAGGCTTTCTCCCTTGTCTGTCAGCGTGTAAATCACTTTGGGGGGCACTTCCGCAAACACTTCACGGTGCACCAACCCATCATCTTCCAGTTCCCGGAGCTGGACTGTCATCATTCTTTTACTGCAATCAGGGATCATTCGTTGCAGTTGTCCGAAGCGGTTGACGTCAACCGATATAAAGTACAAAATCAAAGGTTTCCATTTTCCGCCAATGATTTTTAGTGTCGCACTTACTGGGCATCCACCATACTTGTGGATGTTTTGGACCATATTGTCGAAGCGCTCCGAATTTATTTCAACTTTTTTCATCTTATAAGTAATTGAAAATCAATAATAGTTTTAAAAAAGTAACTATTAGCTATAAATGTAACTACTTGCAAAAATATGCATTACTAATGAGTTTTGCAATGAATTAAAAAACAGAATACAATGAATAAAATATTGATCATAGGATTGGTTGGAATTTGGGCTGTTTCCTGCTCACCTATTAAAAAATCAATGGTTGAAAAAACCGGACAGCCTGTTACTGAAATAGCGATCCGCCTGGTTAAGGATGGGATGAATGATGAGTTTAAAGCAACTCGAAAAAACTTCATTACCGTGCTTAAAGAACAAGAAGGCGTTTTGGCAGACCGTGAGTTTCAGTCGTTTTATGCATTGCCAAAGCCTGACGAAAGCGAGGTTTTTATTGGAATGACTGATTATCAAACCTATAAAACCGTTGGCAAAGTTCAGGGGAAAATGGGTGTAGTCAGTAAGTTCTTAAAGTTCAAAAAAACAATGGACTTAAAAGCCTATGTTTTTGTGCAACAATCAGAAGGTCCGAAATTCAATTTAAAAACTTTGGCTTCTGGTAATGGCGAAATTCTTGAAATCGGTGTCCGCAGAGTGAAACCCGGAATGGAAAAGGAGTTCAATGAATACCGCAAAAAATTTGTGGACTTGCTAAGTTCTTATGAAGGCGTAAAAGAAAGCTATGAGTTTAAAGTCGTTGGCGGAAAAGATATTGAAGGTCTTACTGTCGGAATGACGGTGTACGAAAGCAAAGAAGCTTTTATGAAACTTGCCGAACCCATCATGAAAGAAGAAGTAACCCAAAAATACTTCAGCACTTTTGAAGTGGTTGCTTCACAGTTTGCCTTTTCAACTTCAAATCAATAGAAAAAATGGAACAAAATACAGTTTTAGAAATTGCCATTCGCAAAGTAAAAGAAGGGCAAGACGAAGCATTTGTAAATGCAAGAACTGCTTTTATTAGCAAACTGAAAGCTCAACAAGGCATTCAGAAAGACTGGGAATTCAAGTCATTTTTCACCATGCCCGAACCTGACAATACAGATGTATTTGTTGGAATGACACGCTATGAGTCTGCCGAAGCCATGCAAAATATTGCCAACAATTTGATGCCGTCGCCGGAAGCAGGTCAGTTCTTTGGGACATTTGATATGAAAGCATTTGTCGCTGTTCAACCTGCCGATGGTTCTGATTTCAAATTAGAAGACCATATTTCTGAGGGCAACGTTTTGGAAGTTGCTGTAAGAACAGTCAAAGACGGAAGTGAAAATGACTTTGAAGCTAAACGTAAAGGGTTTTTCGATTTAATTGCTCAGCAGGATGGCTATTTATTTGATAAAGAGTTTATCGACTTACAAACTGGAGATAAAGTTGTTTTGATTGGCTGGAAGTCAATGGAAGATTTTCAGATAGGAGCCGGCTATCTTCAAACGCAATCGCAAATGGGAGATTTTTTCAGCATTCTCAACGTCAAAGCTTATCAGGCACTCGTCCTAAGTCCAAATTAAGGTAGTGTAGCATGTTCAATAGGGCGCAATTCAAATTGGAAGTACTGGTTTTATATCCCTCTTCTTCACGGTCTATTCTCCATCGCCTTTTGATCGTATGACATAAATAGTCCCCTTTCCCTGCCCTAATTTATCAATTACGCCTTCCTGGTTCAAATATTGGAGGTCTTTTTGGATTCTGTTTGTCAACTCAAGCTAATGACCTTTGCCCGATTTTTAAAAACTTAACATGCTCTAAAGTAAATGAATGAAAGCGGCAAAACACATAAGGCCATTAAATCGGAAAAATCAACAGTTCTTCCAATGGGTACCCCATGGTCATTGATGAAAGCAATGGCCTGACTTGCCTGAGGTAATTTCCAGATAAAAAACCTCAATCCTGTGAAGATGAAACTTTCTTTGATCCGTTTTGGAAACAGAACAGTCAGAAAGAGTGGAAAAATAAATAATCCCGCTATATCAGATAGTTTCCCTGTCCACCAGTTTCCATATTCTGACTTTAAGTAAAAATCATTGACCAGGAGCAATCCCAATCCGAGTAAGAACAATGGTGATCTCAGTATTTTATATCTGTTACTCATCTCAAATTGAGGTTAACGGTCAGCAATATGCCGCACGAGGTCGCCAAAAGCGAACGAACTGATGACCGGTGGGGGCTTAATATCGGAGTTTGGGAATAGAAAACATAAGCCGCTCCGATCTTTCAATTTTTGTAATATGCACAGTTACCTGATCTCTACCGAGATAAATGCAGCTTCTTTTCGATAAAATTTATAAATTTCATTCGTATAAATGGCAAGGTTCTTCCTCTATTATGACTCGTTTTATTCTAATATCGCTATTTGCTTCTCTGGCCGCATTAGCCCAGGCTCAGCCTCCTGCTTTCCCTGGTCAGGATCCCTATCGTAAGTCCATTCATGCCATCACCGACCCTGTCATCGGCCTTGTGTTAGCATGGGAGAAAAGCTGCATTCTGGGCGACAAGAACGCTGAAGCAAGGGCGTATGAGGTTCTCAAGCAAGAATCCATCAGGGCCATCCGGAGTTTACACGCCCGGGGTAGAATTCCGTTCGGAGATCCGGGGTATTTCAATGCTGCCATGGATTTGCTCAAATATGTGCATAAAGAGGTAAACCTCACCATCGCCGAAATTCATGATAATCCCCCCAGCCTACGTTTTACTGCGCGTGAAAACGAAGAACGTTACCGCGACAAACGTACGGATGTTGTTACCCTCATGCGGGCAGAGGAGGAACGCTTTCTTTTCATGGAAGCCTACGCGGCAGCCAGGTTTGACCCTTCTCAGGGAAACGGAGAATTACGATCGGCTGTTCTGGAATTACTTGATGCCGGGAACCAGGACTTTCCGGGATATAAGGGTGATTTTCGAGGAACCGGAAACGGTGGAAGGTCTGAATACCAGGTTACGAAGACGCTCCCCGGTGCCTTACGGGGCATCTGTTTCGAGTCGGAAAACCTGCCGGGTGTCGAATACGTCATGGCAGAATACGAAGACAGCACCCAGGCCGCATTAAAAGTCCATGAAATATCTAAGGAAATCCTTTCCACCGACCTGCCAAAGATGAGAGGGGTGTTTGAATACAGGGTAGCAAACAGAGCACTGATCAGAGAATCGCCCAACCTTCATCTCCGATATCAAATTTATCATGAAGGAGATAATGACGACCTGGCACCTTGCAGGTTCGATGTATTTATGCATAACAAATATGGAAAATATGCTGTCGTCCTTGTCTGCGTCCGTTTCAAATGAGTAAAATGAAATTCAGAATCCTGATACCCCTGCTCCTCCTTTCCTTTGAGGGAAGAATTTCTTACGCCCAGCCGGTGCAGTCCGCGGATTCCCTGTTGGCAGAGGTGAAAGTCATCACCTCGAATGCCATGCAGGAGCTGCAGGATTGGCGGGATGTTCTCAACGGCGACAACGTCTCCTCCAAGGAAGAATCCTGGAAGCGGCTCAACAATTTGCTCTGGGGATACCGTTTCCGTTTGGCGGTAATAGAGGAACCGGAAGGCGATCCGGGATATGTTGATGCCGCCCGAAACCTGGTGAAGTTCCTGTATTATGAATGTGACAATCGTCTCCTTGCCGTTCAGCGTTTTGCAGAAGGTGGGAGCAGGAATGACTCAGAAGTGAAGAAACACCAGTCTTTGTATGGTGACGTGTTTAGTTCTGCAAGGGATAAGCATTCTGTACTCCTGTTTTACCAGGCCTGGCTGGTGGCGCGCGCAACGGTGAAGTCCCCTCAAGCCTTCTGTGCTTCAGTTTCTCCTATGCCCGAAATTATCCAAAACGGATTCCCGGGATATAAGGGTGAATTGCTCCGGCAGATAAACGAGAACACGGCAGAGTACCGTGCAGCGAAACTTTTCCCGGGTGCGAAAAGCGGGGTGTTCCGGGAACAGCGCGGGGTGCCTACGGTCACTTATGTGATGTACGAAAACAGCGACAGTGCAACCGTACGGAAGCAGTTTCAGTCAACTATATTCCAGGTGCTTGCATGTGAATTGCCAGGTATCAAAGGTTATTTTTATGATTATGACCGAATCGAGAACGGATATACCCTTATTCAATCCTGTTATATGTTTTTTCCCGGGTCAGATAATGTCATCCGGGTCAATCTCAGGAAATCCGAAGCAGGGAAATATGACGCTGTGCTGGTTTTCGGGAAGAGGGGAGGATAATTGCAACCTCCGTTTTTTCCCTATCTTCATTCCCGTATGTTCTCCTGTTATCTTTTGATTTGTAGTAACAACCCAATCCCCGCGCAGCACGAAAACTTAGTTATTCGTGGCAGTTTTATTTAAATATAATGAGGCCATTAGTTCCTTTTGCATTTACAAAGTCTGAATTCGAAAAATCTTTTATACTCAAAACGTTTAGGAATGCGGAAGCCCAATGATTTGAAATTTGGGGGTAATGAGGGTTTTTAGTTTTTCTGCATAGATGGAAATATTGTCAAAAAAAGCCCGGATGCTGGCGCGAAATTCCTGAAAGGTGAAGTAGTCCCGGATTTCCGACAGTGTTAGGTACAGGTAGGTACGGAGTTCCTCCGATAGAAGACCTAACTTATAGATAGCTCTTCTGCAAGGTTTTCAATACCTGAATCTTTATTTTGGTCTCCCTGGCTATTCTCCATCGCCTTTTGATCGCATGACGTAAATAGTCCCCTTTCCCTGCCCTAATTTATCAATTACGCCTTCCTGGTTCAAATATTGGAGGTCTTTTTTGAGGGTATTTCTGGACTCGTTTGCAAAAGAAGTTGTGATATCTCCGACTTTCAGCGGTTCATTCTCTCTTATGAAATCGAGTATCTTTTTTTGTCTTTCATTCAGGTATGGCCCTTTTTCCTTGTATTGTTCATATTTGGTTTGAAGTTTCACAATCAATGATTCGAGGCAATCCAGGAAAAACAAAATCCATACACTAATGATTTCTTCTTCCGTATTTCTCTTTTGTTGCGCATCCATCAGGGCTTGATAATATTCTTTTTTTCTGCGCTCTACCTCATTTTCAAACGAAACGTATTGAACAAAGCCATAATCCTGCCTCAAAAGTAACAGGGTAGTCAATAATCGCGACAATCTACCATTGCCATCCTGAAAAGGGTGTATAGAAAGGAACTCATAAATAAATGCGCCGATTAGGATTAAAGGGTGGATATTACCTTCGGCAAATCCCTTGTTTGTCCATTCCAGGAGATTATCCATTTCTGGTTTAACCAAAAAAGGTTCAGTAGTACTAAAAATAATTTTTTGGCTACCGCCAGGGTAAGTTGCTACAACTTTGTTTGACAATTGCTTGTAACTGCCTTTATGACTTTGGTCTTTGGAACTAAATTTCAAAAGGAGGTTATGAAGATGAAAGATGTTCCCTTCAGTCAATCCGATGGTATCAAAGTTGTCAAGGATGATTTCCAGCACCTCAAAGTATCCCATGACTTCCTGTTCATCTCTGCTTTCCAGTTTGTTGATTTTCAGATTCTT
Proteins encoded in this region:
- a CDS encoding OmpA family protein, producing MRRTALFVLLFSVVSQSVFAQNDKAGSKDHPIIQRFNQSYIYDYEETSFEPYSIVTGKSNGAKFTSTQEIEGKIYRIFYSLPTDAGSVYEIYTNYLNAFKGSGAEILFSCKNLSDCGKYFWDFLREEDTKIKMPAYYGEELAYISAKFSKDGMGYYVTVIPGYGLSEMGYEVTVVEVKEMSQQITLSSFEKGMKEKGKVSLYGILFDTGSDVIKQSSYAEIELIAQYLKNNLSKTVYIVGHTDNTGGYTLNMDLSEKRAQAVINVLTSKYGISASRLTGAGVGPVAPESVNTTEEGRKKNRRVEVVLNEK
- a CDS encoding Fic family protein; translation: MDKKLRFDFATTQRIITKVGLIDSFKGQWLTLEKQENRYLKELRKIATIQSIGSSTRIEGATLTNEEIETLIKNLKINKLESRDEQEVMGYFEVLEIILDNFDTIGLTEGNIFHLHNLLLKFSSKDQSHKGSYKQLSNKVVATYPGGSQKIIFSTTEPFLVKPEMDNLLEWTNKGFAEGNIHPLILIGAFIYEFLSIHPFQDGNGRLSRLLTTLLLLRQDYGFVQYVSFENEVERRKKEYYQALMDAQQKRNTEEEIISVWILFFLDCLESLIVKLQTKYEQYKEKGPYLNERQKKILDFIRENEPLKVGDITTSFANESRNTLKKDLQYLNQEGVIDKLGQGKGTIYVMRSKGDGE
- a CDS encoding DUF3500 domain-containing protein — encoded protein: MKKILILIIIALFYGCSPTARQGEDNPHEQEAVNPVKERFAKMESDALKEPYKGIFAADDSMKDLFPVRSTNVATAPIIEAAILFLDGLSSEQRNRTTFEVDDQEWRKWCNVDNGIYVRQGVSLKEMTQLQKNTAFNLMQVSLSAKGLQLSKDIMKTDQTLKELNNGSADYDEELYFFTIMGQPSQTEPWGWQLDGHHLVINYFVLGDQVVMSPVFMGGEPIITTTGKYKGNTLFQDEQNLGLAFMQSLSAEQQAMATISKDKTRNNNVAEANKDNLNLEYQGIRASNLSDPQKEELRNLIYQYVSNIREGHQQIKMEEVLLHIDNTWFSWVGETSADAVFYYRIHSPVVLIEFDHQRVVGVPNADNGKPTRNHIHTVVRTPNGNDYGKDLLRQHLESHKH
- a CDS encoding helix-turn-helix domain-containing protein encodes the protein MKKVEINSERFDNMVQNIHKYGGCPVSATLKIIGGKWKPLILYFISVDVNRFGQLQRMIPDCSKRMMTVQLRELEDDGLVHREVFAEVPPKVIYTLTDKGESLRPLFGELSKWGIENVLEPRMKEKK